CGAGAACATGTTCGTCGGTGGCTGCAGCGGCGGCGGCGTGCTGACCAGCTGGGTGATCGGTCACACCGACCGCTTCAAGGCCGCGTCGGTCCGCTGCCCCGTGACCAACTGGCTGTCGTTCCTGGGACACACGGACGTGCCGTACTTCACCGCGAACTTCTTCGACAAGCCGTTCTGGGAAGACCCGGAGCCGTGGCTGAAGCAGTCGCCGCTCATGTACGTCGGCAACGTGAAGACACCAACGGTCGTCATGACCGGCATCCTCGATCTGCGTACGCCCATGCCCCAGAGCGAGGAGTACTACGCCGCGCTCCGGATGCGCGGTGTACCGTCCGCGCTGCTGCGCTTCGAGAACGAGTACCACGGCACCGGCTCGCAGCCGTCCAACTGGATCCGCACGCAGCTCTACATGATGGACTGGTACCGGCAGTGGGGCACGTTCGATGAGCGCGGACGTGAGCGCGTGACGGAGCAGGTCAGCGGGCGGCCGTGAGGTCCGCCGCGGGCATTCGTGGTGGGCGCGACCGTGAGGGCGCGACCGTCAGGTCCACCGAGTTCAACGGCGGCCGGCGCAGCTCGTGAGCAAGCGACCGTGAAGGCCACCACGGGCAGCGGCGGCCGGAGCACCTCGTGAGCCCCGGCGAGCGCGAGCTGCTGCAGGCCTGGCTGCGCCGCGCACCCACACGCCGCGAATTCCTCGGGCTGCTCGGTGCGGCGTCGGGAACCATCCTGCTGGGCGGCTGCGCGGCACGGCGCAGCGACGCCGTCGTGCCGCTCGCTGCGTATCCGTTCACGCTGGGCGTCGCCTCCGGCGACCCGACGCCGGACGGGGTCGTGCTGTGGACCCGGCTTGCGCCGGATCCGCTGAACGGCGGCGGCATGCCGCCCGCGCGCGTGCCGGTGCAGTGGGAGCTGGCGAGCGACGACGGGTTCCGCCGCGTCGTGCGGCGCGGTGACATGCTCGCGGTGCCGGAGCTCGCGCATTCCGTGCACGTGGAGGTGGACGGGCTCGAACCGGATCACGTGTACTGGTACCGGTTCCTTTACGACGGCGTGTCGAGCGCCGTCGGGCGGACGCGCACGGCACCCGGGCGTGATGCAGCGCCCGACCGGCTCGCCTTCGCGTTCGTCTCCTGCCAGAACTACCAGCAGGGCTACTACACCGCGCTCCGCCACCTCGCCGACGAGGACGTCGCGTTCGTCGTGCACCTCGGAGACTACATCTACGAGAGCATCCTCGCCGAACGCGTGCGCTCCCATGGCGACGCGGAGCCGCTCACGCTCGACGAGTACCGCACGCGCTACGCGCTCTACAGGACGGACCCCGACCTGCAGGCGGTGCACGCAGCACTGCCGTTCGTGGTGACGTGGGACGACCACGAGGTGGACAACAACTACGCAGGTGCGTTCGACCAGGCCGGCTCGCCGATGGAGGTCTTCCTGCAGCGGCGCGCGGCCGCGTACCAGGCGTACTACGAGCACATGCCGCTGCGCCGCAGCGCGATGCCCGCGGGACCCGACCTGCGGCTCTACCGCCGCTTCGCATACGGTGACCTGCTCGCACTGAACGTGCTCGACACACGCCAGTATCGCACCGACCAGGTGTGCGGCGACGGCGTGCGCGCGGACTGCGCGGCGCGCTTCGATCCGGCCGGCACCATTCTCGGAGCCCCGCAGGAGGCCTGGCTGCTCGACGGGCTTTGCGCCAGCCGCGCGCGCTGGAACGTGCTCGCGAACCAGGTCCCGTTTGTGCCGCAGATGCGCGTGCGCGACGGCGTGCGCGTCGAGGACATGGACAAGTGGGACGGCTACGCCGCCACGCGCGAGCGCGTGATCGCCGCGATCCGCGGCGGCTGCGTATCGAATCCCGTGATCATCACCGGCGACGTGCACGTGAGCTGGGTCGCCGACCTGCCGTCCGACCTCGACAACCC
The genomic region above belongs to Longimicrobiales bacterium and contains:
- a CDS encoding alkaline phosphatase D family protein, yielding MSPGERELLQAWLRRAPTRREFLGLLGAASGTILLGGCAARRSDAVVPLAAYPFTLGVASGDPTPDGVVLWTRLAPDPLNGGGMPPARVPVQWELASDDGFRRVVRRGDMLAVPELAHSVHVEVDGLEPDHVYWYRFLYDGVSSAVGRTRTAPGRDAAPDRLAFAFVSCQNYQQGYYTALRHLADEDVAFVVHLGDYIYESILAERVRSHGDAEPLTLDEYRTRYALYRTDPDLQAVHAALPFVVTWDDHEVDNNYAGAFDQAGSPMEVFLQRRAAAYQAYYEHMPLRRSAMPAGPDLRLYRRFAYGDLLALNVLDTRQYRTDQVCGDGVRADCAARFDPAGTILGAPQEAWLLDGLCASRARWNVLANQVPFVPQMRVRDGVRVEDMDKWDGYAATRERVIAAIRGGCVSNPVIITGDVHVSWVADLPSDLDNPTSAPLATEFVGTSITSGGDGRDMDDNTRALRASTPHMKYFNALRGYVRCTVTPERWTSDYRLVPYVSRPGAPIATDASFVVEAGRAGVQG